Proteins encoded within one genomic window of Gallus gallus isolate bGalGal1 chromosome 1, bGalGal1.mat.broiler.GRCg7b, whole genome shotgun sequence:
- the TDRD3 gene encoding tudor domain-containing protein 3 isoform X2 has protein sequence MLRLQMTDGHTSCTAIEYNSMSKISLNTPPGTKIKLSGIIEVRNGFLLLDDSNTAVLGGEVEHLIEKWELQRSLAKHSRSNIGTEGGPPPFLPFGQKCASHMQVDSRELDRRKTLQMTNTAKPVTDNDEFEKQRTAAIAEVAKSKETKTFGGGGGSSRSNLTVSAGGNRNRELFQKEKITKPEGKNEGVYRELVDEKALKHITEMGFSKEAARQALMDNSNNLEAALNFLLSSNKQKPLQGPPPRGKGKGRGRIRPEDEEELGNARPSAPSTLFDFLESKMGTLTVEEPKLQFQPPHQVQPKVMNTEQNGIKENHSRHISRNDMRQPRNEKPPRFQRDIQNSRQALESGGLPRNRGPERHNSLEHWTDEKIKSDRHYPRNDRPKDLGYPIAAHQSDISFKKRDNNMQNRIGKGVSFTEFKENSAAQDATDNNNQKRGKRENQVHNSENFCDRKARTISNETFMVKSEQHFGVNNDYQNPCRTDNFNSIPNGDTEHHQKGRRVGPIKLSGPTVIPSYDDKILYYNTGPKRRSGPIKPEKIMEPSIHAEYGKTWRPGDECFALYWEDNKFYRAEVEALHSSGMTAVVKFSDYGNYEEVLLSNIRPIHADTWEDEEETYEQTLEFRRGGDGQPRRSTRPTQQFYQPPRARN, from the exons CTTGAACACTCCACCTGGAACAAAAATTAAACTTTCCGGAATTATTGAAGTAAGAAATGGATTCTTGCTGTTGGATGATAGTAACACTGCAGTTCTTGGAGGTGAAGTGGAGCATCTTATAGAAAAGTGGGAATTGCAAAGG AGTTTAGCAAAACACAGTAGAAGTAATATTGGAACAGAAGGTGGCCCTCCcccttttttgccttttgggcAG AAATGTGCATCTCACATGCAAGTGGACAGCAGAGAGCTTGATCGCAGAAAGACTCTGCAAATGACAAATACTGCAAAACCTGTTACTGACAACGATgagtttgaaaaacaaagaacagctgCCATCGCGGAAGTAGCAAAGAGCAAGGAG ACCAAGACATTTGGAGGAGGTGGTGGTAGCAGCAGAAGTAATCTTACTGTAAGTGCTGGAGGGAATCGAAACAGGGAACTTTTCCAGAAAGAGAAGATAACAAAACCTGAGGGAAAAAACGAAGGTGTCTACAGAGAACTG GTTGATGAAAAAGCTCTAAAACACATAACGGAGATGGGATTCAGTAAAGAAGCAGCAAGACAGGCACTTATGGATAACAGTAACAATCTAGAGGCAGCATTAAATTTTCTTCTTAGCAGCAATAAACAAAAGCCTCTTCAGGGACCACCACCTAGAG GTAAAGGAAAGGGCCGAGGCCGAATAAGACCTGAAGACGAAGAAGAGCTAGGAAATGCCAGACCGTCTGCACCAAGCACACTGTTTGATTTCTTAGAATCCAAAATGGGTACTTTAACTGTAGAGG aACCAAAATTGCAATTTCAACCACCACATCAAGTACAGCCCAAAGTTATGAATACAGAACAGAATGGCATCAAAGAGAATCATTCAAGGCATATTTCTCGCAATGACATGAGACAACCAAGGAATGAGAAGCCCCCTCGTTTTCAAAGAGATATTCAGAATTCAAGGCAGGCTTTGGAAAGTGGGGGATTACCAAGAAACAGAGGTCCTGAAAGACACAACTCTTTAGAACATTGGACAGATGAGAAAATTAAAAGTGACAGACATTATCCTAGAAATGACAGGCCAAAGGATTTGGGTTATCCCATAGCTGCTCACCAGAGtgatatttcctttaaaaaaagggATAATAATATGCAAAACAGAATAGGAAAAGGGGTGTCTTTCACAGAATTCAAGGAGAACTCTGCTGCTCAAGATGCTACAGACAACAATAACCAGAAAcgtgggaaaagggaaaatcaaGTACACAATTCTGAAAATTTTTGCGATAGGAAAGCACGTACAATAAGTAATGAAACCTTTATGGTAAAAAGTGAGCAACATTTTGGTGTGAATAATGATTACCAAAACCCTTGTAGAACTGATAATTTTAATTCTATTCCGAATGGAGATACTGAACATCATCAGAAAGGACGACGAGTAGGGCCTATCAAATTGTCAGGACCTACTGTGATTCCATCTTATGATGACAAAATTTTGTACTACAACACTGGACCCAAAAGGAGATCTGGGCCCATCAAACCAGAGAAAATAATGGAACCATCGATTCATGCAGAGTATGGAAAAACCTGGAGACCTGGGGATGAATGTTTTGCTCTTTATTGGGAAGACAACAAG tTCTACCGTGCAGAAGTTGAAGCTCTCCATTCTTCTGGAATGACTGCAGTTGTTAAATTCTCTGACTATGGAAATTATGAAGAGGTGCTTCTCAGCAACATCAGGCCTATTCATGCAGACACCTGG